CATCGCCCGGCCCGGAGCGTGTTGGCCGCCACCAGCAGACCCGCGCGCACCGCGACCGCCGCCGCCACGACCGCCCGGAGCGGCCAGGGGGCGCCGAAGTGCTTCCGCACGTACCGCAACATGCCGCGGTGGCGAGCCCAGACCAGGCCGGCCGGTACCGGTCCCCGACTCGCCCCGATGTGATGCGTCACGACGGCGTCGGGGACGTACGCCACCGACCAGCCGGCGTCGCGCATGCGCCGACACCAGTCCATGTCCTCCACGAACAGGAAGTAGCCCTCGTCGAACGTCCCGAGCCGCTCGATGACGTCCCGCCGCACCATCAGGCAGGCCCCCGAGACCCAGTCCACCTCGCGCGCGCTCCGGTGGTCCCAGTCCAGGTAGAGGTAGTCACGCGAGGCCGTGTTGCCGGGCAGGAGGCGCGTCAGCAGCGCGTAGCGGCCGAAAAAGATCGTGAGATACCCCGGGAATCGACGGCAGGAGTACTGCAGGCGCCCATCGGACTCGAGGAGCCGGGCCCCCACGGCCCCGACCCGCGGATGGGCGTCCAGGTAACCCACCAGCGCGGCCACCGCGCCTTCGTGGACGACCGTGTCGGGGTTCAGGCAGAGGACGTGGCGGCCCCGCGCGAGGCGGATGCCCTGGTTCGAGGCCCGGGCGAACCCGACGTTCGCGGCGTTCTCGACGAGCCGAACCTGGGGGAATCGCTCACGGAACCCGTTCGACGCGAGCGTCCGACCGTTGTCGACCACGATCACGTCGAGGTCCAGCCCCGCGGTCGTCTTGTCGAGGCTGGCGAGGCACTCGGCCAAGTGCTCGTCGGACCGATAGTTTACGATGACGACAGAGCAATCCACGGGCCACCCATCCGGGGGAGTCTGCTGAGGAATACACGCACCGGGCCGATTATGGAGACCATGGTCGGCGAAGTCAAGGTTTTCGGCCGACTTACGCATTCCGCGGTATCCCCTAAGGGGGCGTGTCGGAGTAACCCGGCGCCGGCCACCGAGCGCGTGGTGCATCGAGGAGTGTTCCGAGCGGCGGCTTCGCCGCCGCCACGACGGGGGGGCATCGGGGGGTCTTCCGAGACCCCCCGAAATGGCCTAGTCACGCCACGCCACCTCGCCCACCATCACGCCGAGCCGCCGATCGTCCTCGGATGGCGTGAGCTCGCTCGGGCGGAAGGTGTAGGCCACGTCCACCTCGACCAGCGCATGGGTCCCCGGCGAATCCGCCACGGGCACCTCCAGCGTGTGCCATCCCGTCGTGGCCAGGGTGAGCACAGCCATGGGCCGGTGATTGACCATGACCCGCGCGACCTGGGGACGGGCCTCGATGCCCGGGATCGGCGCCCGGAATCGGAGCGTCATGACCCGTCCCTGCACGGGAACGGCCATGGCTGCGCGCCCGCGCGTCCAGCGCCCCGCGCTCCCGTCCGGCTGTCGCTCCCATCGATAGAAGCCGGCGTCGTAGCCGGGCGAGACGGGCCGCCGGAGCGCCGCCTCGGCGCGAAAGGCGACGATGACGAGGGCGACGGCGACCGCGGCGGCCGCCCACCGTCGCGACCAGGCAGGCTGCCGGGCCGGAGGTGCCAGCGCCACCGCGGTGCCGGCGACGATGCACGCCAGGTACACGAGCGCCGGGACCCGGAACGTGAACTGGACGACGCCGTAGACGAGCCAGCCGGTGAGGGCGGCGACGATGCCTCTGGCCAGCAGCGCCGCGCCCGGCGGCAGCGCCGGCAGGCGCCGGATGGTGCCGAGCCAGACCGCCCCGAACAGGGCGACGAAGCTGGCGACCCCGACGAGCCCTTGCTCGGCCAGGAGGTGCAGGTACTGGCTGTGCGCCGTCCCCCAGAAGGGGCCGAAGTCGCGGGGAAGATCGAGGCCGGCGTACTCGCGGAAGAAGAAGGCGTAGCGCCCCGTGCCGACGCCGAGGAGCGGGTGATCGAGCCCCATCCGGAGGGCCGTCGCCCACAGCCGGATCCGGTTGGGGTCGTCGGCGATCCGGAGGAAGCGGCCCGCGATCCGGCCCTGGAGCACCCAGGCGTCGAGGGCGGCTCCCGCCGCCAGGGCGATGGCGGCGACGGCGAGGAGCCACGGCCACGCGACTCGCCGCGGCGCGGCGCGCCACGACAGCCAGACCAGGGTGCCGAGGGCGACGAGCAGGGCCACGTAGGCGGCGCGCTGAAACGTGAGGAGCAGGGCGGCCGTTCCG
The genomic region above belongs to Candidatus Methylomirabilota bacterium and contains:
- a CDS encoding glycosyltransferase family 2 protein, yielding MDCSVVIVNYRSDEHLAECLASLDKTTAGLDLDVIVVDNGRTLASNGFRERFPQVRLVENAANVGFARASNQGIRLARGRHVLCLNPDTVVHEGAVAALVGYLDAHPRVGAVGARLLESDGRLQYSCRRFPGYLTIFFGRYALLTRLLPGNTASRDYLYLDWDHRSAREVDWVSGACLMVRRDVIERLGTFDEGYFLFVEDMDWCRRMRDAGWSVAYVPDAVVTHHIGASRGPVPAGLVWARHRGMLRYVRKHFGAPWPLRAVVAAAVAVRAGLLVAANTLRAGR
- a CDS encoding O-antigen ligase family protein, whose translation is MRGPEPDARGPAQVSSWWILAGFAAIAAVAALARLPAPVTATLLALLLGLLVVRHPANGLAALVLTSPFVLGEQKTPYFLLHHALAVGVLLSFLAHRLLGRVRLVPYYGGALLFFAGAAAIALPLNLRDLLEDLWLFRSLDWAPILAQGIPDISHLHYLDRVLVALVGAGLFAIAAQPSMRPAVEATLLPLAGLVAVLSAFGLLRFFGVIRTSGAYLTLSFWTWQNPDLRLTAVAWNPDYLALFLVLAIPLFVALACGAAPRWQRTLAAAAAAVGTAALLLTFQRAAYVALLVALGTLVWLSWRAAPRRVAWPWLLAVAAIALAAGAALDAWVLQGRIAGRFLRIADDPNRIRLWATALRMGLDHPLLGVGTGRYAFFFREYAGLDLPRDFGPFWGTAHSQYLHLLAEQGLVGVASFVALFGAVWLGTIRRLPALPPGAALLARGIVAALTGWLVYGVVQFTFRVPALVYLACIVAGTAVALAPPARQPAWSRRWAAAAVAVALVIVAFRAEAALRRPVSPGYDAGFYRWERQPDGSAGRWTRGRAAMAVPVQGRVMTLRFRAPIPGIEARPQVARVMVNHRPMAVLTLATTGWHTLEVPVADSPGTHALVEVDVAYTFRPSELTPSEDDRRLGVMVGEVAWRD